The Lycium barbarum isolate Lr01 chromosome 12, ASM1917538v2, whole genome shotgun sequence genome includes a region encoding these proteins:
- the LOC132624140 gene encoding uncharacterized protein LOC132624140, whose product MARGRGRGSGGRVGKSSLRYDSTGRANMPTIPIPTTVSPQQGGTPPVQASDIARGKGRGSEGRVGKSSLRGDSARHANMPTIPIPTTVSPQQGGTSSIGGPDPINHVQTLGTPPVQASDHGSNPTIPELSPITPDLSSPVDEGTSNHSNTVSEEESSSRRRQRTLTLVTLTPAGLEPSKECSNTISASFKNQLDPNGINWKGVSEDTRNFYFGEFKKTYHWDSSIPESVIRKHWNTKAATKYKNFISKIKQKRIKPDYVSDNVWERWLQLWADPKCVEKSEINAKNRCGGKEVAAGTHTGGSICIGEHRKRLAVAKGRDPTPAYYEVVGGTRKRRIYGLGSQAQSYYGPNLCVNFGFNASASAAPSTSQSAPTENMEELARGVISSPSDHPNTPIDKPSVVAPIVPLPTTANVDDVDPLVSDDDRFDKLTVECPTSGISIVGCLFYWTGNMWIYNMHIREQHNSLKDLQAVTNIRAKKQRKRAKNALGQSQGV is encoded by the exons ATGGCTCGAGGCAGAGGTCGAGGTAGCGGAGGTCGTGTAGGAAAGTCCTCATTAAGGTATGATTCTACTGGTCGTGCAAACATGCCTACCATTCCCATTCCCACCACAGTTAGTCCTCAACAAGGTGGTACACCACCGGTTCAAGCCTCAG ATATCGCTCGAGGAAAAGGTCGAGGTAGCGAAGGTCGTGTAGGAAAGTCCTCACTTAGGGGTGATTCTGCTCGTCATGCAAACATGCCTACTATTCCTATTCCCACCACGGTTAGTCCTCAACAAGGTGGTACGAGTTCCATAGGTGGGCCAGATCCTATAAACCATGTTCAAACTTTAGGTACGCCACCGGTTCAAGCGTCAGATCACGGTAGTAACCCAACCATCCCTGAATTATCTCCCATTACACCTGATCTGAGCAGCCCAGTAGATGAGGGTACATCAAACCATAGCAACACTGTCAGCGAAGAAGAGTCCAGTAGTCGTCGTAGGCAGCGGACACTTACACTTGTTACTCTTACTCCTGCAGG GTTGGAACCTTCTAAAGAATGCTCTAATACCATATCCGCATCTTTCAAAAATCAACTTGATCCCAATGGAATCAATTGGAAAGGTGTCTCAGAAGATACTAGAAATTTTTATTTTGGGGAATTCAAG AAGACATACCATTGGGACTCTTCGATTCCTGAGAGTGTAATCAGAAAACATTGGAATACTAAGGCAGCAACAAAGTATAAGAATTTCATTagcaaaattaaacaaaaaaggaTTAAGCCGGATTATGTGTCTGATAATGTGTGGGAACGTTGGTTGCAACTTTGGGCGGATCCTAAGTGTGTCGAAAAGTCAGAAATAAATGCAAAGAATCGGTGTGGAGGGAAAGAAGTTGCTGCCGGGACTCACACGGGTGGCTCTATCTGCATTGGGGAGCATCGCAAGAGACTT GCTGTTGCAAAAGGTCGAGATCCAACACCAG CATATTATGAAGTTGTTGGGGGAACAAGGAAGAgaagaatatatggtcttggatctcaAGCACAAAGTTACTATGGGCCGAATCTTTGCGTCAATTTTGGATTTAATGCTTCAGCATCAGCAGCACCTTCAACTTCTCAATCAGCACCTacagaaaatatggaggagttA GCACGCGGAGTGATTTCTTCACCATCAGATCATCCAAATACTCCTATCGACAAACCATCAGTTGTGGCACCCATAGTGCCTCTTCCTACTACTGCTAACGTTGACGATGTTGATCCTTTAGTTTCTGATGATGATC GTTTCGACAAACTTACTGTTGAATGTCCAACTTCCGGTATTAGTATCGTTGGATGCTTATTCTATTGGACAGGAAACATGTGGATATACAACATGCACATTAGAGAACAACATAATTCTCTAAAGGATCTACAGGCTGTTACAAACATAAGAGCAAAGAAACAACGAAAAAGGGCCAAAAATGCCCTTGGACAATCTCAAGGGGTCTAA